A section of the Serratia liquefaciens ATCC 27592 genome encodes:
- the yieH gene encoding 6-phosphogluconate phosphatase — translation MNQIDCILFDCDGTLVDSEVLCSKAYVHMFAHFGIHLSLDDVFRKFKGVKLYEIIEQVNAQQGTTLAKEELEPLYRQEVARLFDSELQQIAGARELLAQVKVPMCTVSNGPVSKMQHSLGLTDMLHYFDDRLFSGYDIQRWKPDPAIVFHAAEKMQVPVERCILVDDSAAGAQAGIAAGIPVFYFCADPHNKPIDHPLVTAFDNLAQLPALWRERGWQLTN, via the coding sequence ATGAACCAGATTGACTGTATTTTGTTTGATTGCGACGGCACGCTGGTGGACAGCGAAGTGCTGTGCAGTAAAGCCTATGTGCACATGTTTGCCCACTTCGGCATCCACCTGTCGCTGGACGACGTGTTCAGAAAATTCAAAGGAGTGAAGCTGTACGAAATTATCGAACAGGTTAATGCACAACAGGGCACCACGCTGGCAAAGGAAGAGCTTGAACCGCTGTACCGCCAGGAAGTGGCCCGCTTGTTCGATAGCGAGCTGCAACAAATCGCCGGGGCGCGTGAACTGTTGGCGCAGGTGAAGGTGCCAATGTGCACGGTTTCCAACGGCCCGGTCAGCAAAATGCAACACTCGCTCGGCCTGACCGATATGCTGCACTATTTTGATGACCGGTTGTTCAGCGGCTATGACATCCAACGCTGGAAGCCGGATCCGGCCATTGTGTTCCACGCCGCTGAAAAAATGCAGGTGCCGGTGGAACGCTGCATCCTGGTGGACGATTCCGCCGCCGGTGCACAGGCAGGGATCGCCGCCGGGATCCCGGTGTTTTACTTCTGCGCCGATCCGCACAATAAACCTATCGATCACCCCTTAGTCACCGCATTCGACAATCTGGCGCAATTACCGGCGCTCTGGCGTGAACGCGGCTGGCAGCTGACTAACTAG
- a CDS encoding 4'-phosphopantetheinyl transferase family protein gives MACHFARWIPTSTALDTRRLSAEVVAATTAFSIKRRQRFLQGRILLAEMMFYLYGLPTLPPIATTPTGRPCFVDNHLPDFSLAYASDTVGVLLSDEGKVGLDIEVMRARGGQQKRLQDQFQTPAESAWISAQYDRLEAETQLWSIRQSVLKISGLGNSGQSSLLLHPFSGHLRSSITPQVQVMSDADEYLSWACAREPSLERLVCWQYEANKGLQKNGEISPRAPASSTRFIKLTSLALHR, from the coding sequence ATGGCGTGTCATTTTGCCCGATGGATCCCCACGTCCACCGCACTGGATACCCGGAGGCTCTCCGCCGAGGTCGTTGCTGCTACCACCGCTTTTTCCATTAAACGCCGCCAACGCTTTCTGCAGGGGCGCATCCTGCTCGCCGAAATGATGTTTTATCTCTACGGTCTGCCGACATTGCCCCCCATCGCTACCACACCTACCGGCCGTCCCTGTTTTGTCGACAACCACCTGCCCGATTTCAGCCTGGCCTACGCCAGCGATACGGTAGGGGTTTTGTTAAGCGATGAAGGCAAGGTGGGACTGGATATTGAAGTCATGCGTGCCCGGGGCGGGCAACAGAAAAGGCTGCAAGACCAATTTCAAACGCCGGCAGAAAGTGCCTGGATCAGTGCGCAATACGATCGGCTGGAGGCAGAAACGCAGCTGTGGAGCATCCGTCAAAGCGTGTTGAAAATTTCCGGCCTGGGTAACAGCGGGCAATCGTCGCTGCTGCTGCACCCTTTTTCCGGCCACCTGCGATCCAGCATCACCCCCCAGGTTCAGGTGATGAGCGATGCCGACGAATATCTGAGCTGGGCTTGCGCGCGCGAACCCAGCCTGGAACGTCTGGTATGCTGGCAGTATGAAGCCAATAAAGGCCTGCAGAAAAACGGTGAGATCTCTCCACGAGCACCGGCCAGTTCCACCCGCTTTATCAAACTGACCAGCCTGGCACTTCACCGCTGA
- a CDS encoding lysine N(6)-hydroxylase/L-ornithine N(5)-oxygenase family protein, whose product MNEPLDLLGVGLGPFNLSLAALAYESGALNYAFLDRNASFRWHPGMLLPSAYMQTYVLQDLVTAVTPRSQFSFINYLVEQKKIYRFLITEQQIISREEFSDYLSWACNRLEGLQFSQSVESIDFDDEKQLFKVRTRDQTLWAKNICLGTGHDPWLPEEFYPALGENCLHAAEIGLRNPDLTGKRVAVIGGGQSGADIFLNALRGHWGEPAQLDWISRRPNFQPLDESAFTNEYFTPEYVDYFYTLPQDIRERELKTQKLPADGISNHTLRTLYRELYMRFDVMHQPRNVRLLPHRTLLAIEPTGKGFQLRTRHGLENRQEGFNADVVILATGYRPSLPAYLKPLLPRIPFDDQQHLPLLPDFNLEWQGPEQNRIYAVNAGIHSHGSAEGGLSLMAWRSARILNHLLGKPHFDLAPNASLIQWWSGAAPDDDITQTDK is encoded by the coding sequence ATGAATGAACCACTGGATTTACTCGGCGTCGGCCTTGGCCCTTTCAACCTCAGCCTGGCGGCGTTGGCCTATGAAAGTGGTGCACTGAATTATGCCTTTCTCGATCGCAACGCCAGCTTCCGTTGGCATCCCGGCATGCTGCTCCCTTCCGCCTATATGCAGACCTATGTGTTGCAGGACCTGGTTACGGCGGTAACGCCTCGCAGCCAATTCTCCTTTATCAATTACCTGGTCGAGCAGAAAAAAATTTATCGTTTTCTGATTACCGAACAGCAAATTATCAGCCGTGAAGAGTTCTCCGACTATTTGAGCTGGGCCTGTAATAGATTAGAAGGGTTACAGTTTTCGCAGTCGGTTGAAAGCATCGATTTTGATGATGAAAAACAGCTGTTCAAAGTACGCACCCGTGACCAAACCCTGTGGGCGAAGAATATCTGTCTGGGCACCGGCCACGACCCCTGGCTGCCTGAGGAGTTTTATCCGGCGCTGGGCGAAAACTGCCTGCATGCCGCCGAAATCGGCCTGCGTAATCCGGATCTGACCGGTAAGCGGGTGGCGGTGATTGGCGGCGGCCAAAGCGGTGCCGATATTTTTCTGAACGCGCTGCGGGGGCACTGGGGCGAACCGGCACAGCTCGACTGGATTTCCCGTCGGCCCAATTTTCAGCCGCTGGACGAGTCTGCCTTCACCAATGAATATTTCACCCCGGAGTACGTCGATTATTTCTATACGCTGCCGCAGGATATCCGCGAGCGCGAACTCAAGACTCAGAAACTGCCGGCCGACGGTATTAGCAACCATACGCTACGTACTTTGTACCGGGAGCTTTATATGCGTTTCGATGTGATGCACCAGCCGCGCAACGTGCGTCTTTTGCCGCATCGCACTCTGCTGGCGATCGAGCCGACAGGCAAAGGGTTCCAATTGCGAACCCGACACGGTCTTGAAAATCGTCAGGAAGGATTCAATGCCGATGTCGTCATTTTAGCAACCGGTTATCGCCCTTCACTCCCTGCCTATTTAAAACCCCTGTTGCCACGCATTCCTTTCGACGACCAACAACACTTGCCGTTACTGCCCGATTTTAACCTCGAATGGCAGGGGCCTGAGCAGAATCGCATTTATGCGGTGAATGCCGGTATCCACAGCCACGGCAGCGCGGAAGGCGGGCTCAGCCTGATGGCCTGGCGCTCAGCACGCATTCTGAATCATCTGCTCGGTAAACCCCATTTTGATCTGGCACCAAACGCCTCGCTGATCCAATGGTGGAGCGGCGCTGCCCCGGACGATGATATTACTCAAACAGATAAATAG
- a CDS encoding NCS2 family permease: protein MSKPVSGLDVEQGLLGRVFKLKQHGTTARTETIAGITTFLTMVYIVFVNPQILGAAGMDTQAVFVTTCLIAAFGSIFMGLLANLPVALAPAMGLNAFFAFVVVGAMGISWQIGMGAIFWGAVGLLLLTIFRVRYWMIANIPMSLRVGITSGIGLFIGMMGLKNAGIVVANPDTLVTIGSLTSHNVLLGALGFFIIAVLSSRNFHAAVLISIVVTTLIGWALGDVKYGGVFSMPPNITSVVGQVDLAGALNIGLAGVIFSFMLVNLFDSSGTLIGVTDKAGLTDDKGKFPRMKQALYVDSISSVAGSFVGTSSVTAYIESSAGVSVGGRTGLTAVVTGILFLLVIFLSPLAGMVPAYAAAGALIYVGVLMTSSLARVKWDDLTEAVPAFVTAVMMPFSFSITEGIALGFISYCVMKLGTGRWREISPCVVVVALLFVLKIVFVDGH, encoded by the coding sequence ATGAGCAAACCAGTATCTGGCCTTGACGTCGAGCAAGGCTTGCTTGGGCGCGTGTTTAAACTCAAGCAACATGGCACTACGGCGCGTACGGAAACGATTGCCGGTATTACCACCTTTTTGACCATGGTGTATATCGTGTTCGTTAACCCCCAAATTCTGGGCGCGGCGGGCATGGATACGCAGGCGGTGTTCGTGACAACCTGTCTGATTGCCGCTTTCGGCAGCATTTTCATGGGCCTGCTGGCGAACCTGCCGGTAGCGCTGGCACCGGCGATGGGCCTCAATGCGTTCTTCGCGTTTGTGGTGGTCGGCGCAATGGGCATCTCATGGCAGATCGGCATGGGTGCCATTTTCTGGGGGGCAGTCGGTTTATTGCTGCTGACCATTTTCCGCGTTCGCTACTGGATGATTGCCAATATTCCGATGAGCCTGCGGGTGGGCATTACCAGCGGTATCGGTCTGTTTATCGGCATGATGGGGCTGAAAAATGCCGGTATCGTGGTGGCTAACCCGGACACGCTGGTGACCATTGGCAGCCTGACTTCGCACAACGTGCTGCTGGGCGCGCTGGGCTTCTTTATCATCGCGGTATTGTCTTCACGTAACTTCCATGCGGCAGTGCTGATTTCTATCGTGGTGACCACGCTGATCGGCTGGGCGTTGGGCGATGTGAAATACGGCGGCGTATTCTCGATGCCTCCTAACATCACGTCGGTAGTGGGTCAGGTTGATCTGGCCGGGGCGCTGAATATTGGCCTGGCCGGGGTGATTTTCTCCTTTATGCTGGTCAACCTGTTCGACTCCTCTGGTACCCTGATTGGCGTAACCGACAAGGCCGGGCTGACTGACGACAAGGGTAAGTTCCCGCGCATGAAGCAGGCGCTGTATGTCGACAGCATCAGCTCGGTAGCCGGTTCCTTTGTCGGCACTTCTTCGGTTACCGCCTACATTGAAAGCTCCGCCGGGGTGTCTGTCGGCGGCCGTACCGGCCTGACCGCAGTGGTAACCGGTATCCTGTTCCTGTTGGTGATTTTCCTGTCGCCGTTGGCGGGTATGGTGCCGGCTTATGCCGCAGCCGGCGCGTTGATCTACGTTGGCGTGCTGATGACATCAAGTTTGGCGCGGGTGAAGTGGGATGACCTGACCGAAGCCGTTCCGGCGTTCGTCACGGCAGTGATGATGCCATTCAGCTTCTCGATCACCGAAGGCATTGCGCTCGGTTTTATTTCCTATTGCGTGATGAAGCTGGGGACCGGTCGCTGGCGCGAAATCAGCCCGTGCGTGGTGGTGGTGGCGCTGCTGTTTGTGCTGAAAATTGTGTTTGTAGACGGCCATTAA
- a CDS encoding NADPH-dependent FMN reductase, translated as MSDQALKIVTLLGSLRKGSYNAMVANALPGLAPQGVTIEALPSIRDIPLYDADVQQEEGFPAAVEAIAEQIRQADGVIIVTPEYNYSVPGGLKNAIDWLSRLPNQPLAGKPVAIQTSSMGPIGGARCQYHLRQILVFLDAMVMNKPEFMGGVIQNKVDAQAGELIDQGTLDFLTGQLSAFSDYIRRLK; from the coding sequence ATGTCAGACCAAGCATTAAAAATCGTTACCCTGCTCGGCAGCCTGCGTAAAGGTTCGTACAACGCCATGGTCGCCAATGCCCTGCCGGGCCTTGCGCCACAAGGCGTCACCATCGAAGCGCTTCCTTCAATCCGTGATATCCCGCTGTATGATGCCGATGTGCAACAGGAAGAAGGTTTCCCTGCTGCAGTGGAAGCGATCGCAGAGCAAATCCGTCAGGCGGACGGCGTTATCATCGTTACTCCGGAATATAACTACTCGGTGCCGGGCGGGTTAAAAAACGCCATCGACTGGCTGTCCCGTCTGCCGAACCAGCCGTTAGCCGGTAAACCCGTAGCCATTCAGACCAGCTCTATGGGGCCGATTGGCGGCGCGCGCTGCCAGTATCACCTGCGCCAGATCCTGGTGTTTCTCGATGCCATGGTGATGAACAAACCGGAATTTATGGGCGGCGTGATCCAGAATAAAGTGGATGCTCAGGCTGGGGAGTTGATTGATCAGGGCACGCTGGACTTCCTCACCGGCCAGTTGTCAGCATTCAGCGATTATATTCGTCGACTGAAGTAA